From a region of the Pyxidicoccus xibeiensis genome:
- a CDS encoding DNA topoisomerase subunit B produces MTGTNSPAGIIEAVRKRPGMYVGDTGVYGLHHLVYFLLDAVFSEARRGECGDFSLEAGVDGSISLFSTSRIVPPGELVGMAVGHAFYMQPETYDWGWSNSVPVALALSSRYQVDLWSEGRQWCLLGEQGRPVDEPQEVTPAEPLPIEASRGMRIRVVPDATIFDKPAFDTEMLSRRCQELTTLAPGLRARFTDHRTGQHALLYYPRGLTQWLEERIQGLPRVHPEPLSFDVQWEGLRVRCTLQWCEVDGSVWSYANTVRTRRQGVHVDGVFLALRGALSELSGERVPVFSRPRLERGLMAIISADGPEERMSFKGPTKDLLATEGLKWAVRRLLRPVLVEALREHPLTPWLLEQGRVPRRRASP; encoded by the coding sequence GTGACGGGAACCAACAGCCCGGCAGGCATCATCGAGGCCGTGCGCAAGCGGCCGGGCATGTACGTCGGCGACACGGGTGTCTACGGCCTCCACCACCTCGTCTACTTCCTCCTGGACGCGGTCTTCTCGGAGGCCCGACGAGGGGAGTGCGGCGACTTCTCGCTGGAGGCCGGTGTGGACGGTTCCATCTCCCTCTTCTCCACCAGTCGCATCGTGCCTCCAGGGGAGTTGGTCGGTATGGCGGTGGGACATGCCTTCTACATGCAGCCGGAGACCTACGATTGGGGCTGGAGCAACAGCGTTCCCGTCGCCCTCGCGCTTTCGTCCCGCTACCAGGTGGACCTGTGGAGCGAGGGGCGTCAGTGGTGCCTGCTCGGAGAACAGGGGCGTCCCGTGGACGAGCCCCAGGAGGTGACGCCCGCGGAACCGCTGCCCATCGAGGCCTCGCGGGGGATGCGCATCCGCGTCGTCCCCGATGCCACCATCTTCGACAAGCCCGCCTTCGACACCGAGATGCTCTCCCGCCGCTGCCAGGAACTGACGACCCTCGCACCCGGGCTTCGCGCCCGCTTCACGGACCATCGAACGGGCCAGCACGCCCTGCTGTACTACCCGCGAGGCCTCACCCAGTGGCTCGAGGAGCGCATCCAGGGCCTGCCGCGCGTCCATCCCGAGCCGCTGTCCTTCGACGTTCAGTGGGAGGGGCTTCGGGTCCGGTGCACGCTCCAGTGGTGCGAAGTGGACGGGAGCGTGTGGTCCTACGCAAACACGGTGCGGACGCGTCGGCAGGGGGTGCACGTGGACGGGGTCTTCCTGGCACTCCGAGGCGCGCTCTCAGAACTCTCGGGAGAGCGGGTCCCCGTCTTCTCCCGGCCCCGGTTGGAGCGCGGGTTGATGGCCATCATTTCCGCGGACGGTCCCGAGGAGCGCATGTCCTTCAAGGGGCCTACCAAGGACCTGCTCGCCACCGAGGGCCTGAAGTGGGCCGTGCGGAGGCTGCTCCGCCCCGTGCTCGTAGAGGCTCTCCGCGAGCATCCACTAACGCCCTGGCTGCTGGAGCAGGGGAGGGTGCCGCGACGGCGCGCATCTCCCTGA
- a CDS encoding AAA family ATPase has translation MAAGVIREAQAVFLSKPRHAPMPITELRIEGLRTIEKLRLRLDGLTVLIGENGSGKSSIIEACELLRRATSERFLDELYSIHGGLPGLLRQGAPHLRLGVTLGPSSWRGHRYSSVDYDLTLSPAGSFASLQEEVSYKPRKASSARTGAAQRSSHGSKRSTGSKPSVLAVRRQVDVYELYEGDSGTVDSGDIPIDKTLLSQTELYSPDSTGDDAVKVVTAALREIHVHLPFEVTPAWAARALDRKSAMRIPSPLAPAGRLEKLGINLANAFHALKNNYSQEEWQRTLGYLRLGLGEDIEDVATLADPGGGSISLSLKLKNLDRQIPASQLSDGMLSYLAYVALFRLRATPPALVALDEPDLHLHPRLLMRVLDMFEAMARDFPVLVATHSDRLLDGLSDPARAVVLCELDENRATRLYRPDPNALSKWLERYRGLGDIRGAGHEASVLTRKERA, from the coding sequence ATGGCGGCTGGTGTAATAAGGGAGGCGCAAGCTGTCTTTCTCTCCAAGCCACGCCACGCCCCCATGCCGATCACCGAACTCCGCATTGAAGGGCTCCGCACCATCGAGAAGCTGCGCCTCAGGCTCGACGGACTCACGGTCCTCATTGGCGAAAACGGGAGCGGCAAGAGCAGCATCATCGAGGCCTGCGAGCTCCTTCGCAGAGCCACGAGTGAGCGGTTCCTGGACGAACTCTACAGTATTCATGGAGGACTGCCGGGGCTCCTCCGTCAGGGCGCTCCTCATCTGAGGCTGGGCGTGACGCTGGGCCCGAGTTCATGGCGTGGACATCGCTATTCGTCTGTCGACTACGATCTCACGCTCTCGCCTGCTGGTTCATTCGCCAGCCTGCAAGAAGAGGTCAGCTACAAACCTCGCAAGGCCTCGAGCGCTCGGACTGGGGCCGCACAGCGCTCTTCCCATGGCTCAAAGCGCAGTACCGGGAGCAAGCCATCAGTGCTGGCGGTACGGCGCCAAGTCGACGTCTACGAACTCTACGAGGGTGACAGCGGCACAGTTGACAGTGGTGACATCCCCATCGACAAGACGCTCCTGTCCCAGACGGAGCTATACAGCCCAGACTCGACAGGCGACGATGCCGTCAAGGTCGTGACGGCGGCACTGAGGGAGATTCACGTCCATCTGCCGTTCGAGGTCACACCGGCATGGGCAGCCCGCGCGCTCGACCGCAAGTCCGCGATGCGCATCCCCTCTCCGCTTGCACCTGCGGGCCGGCTCGAAAAGCTGGGCATCAACCTGGCCAATGCGTTCCATGCACTAAAGAACAACTACAGCCAGGAGGAATGGCAACGGACGCTTGGCTACCTCCGGCTAGGCCTGGGTGAGGACATTGAAGATGTAGCCACCCTGGCCGACCCGGGCGGAGGCAGCATCAGCTTGTCGCTCAAGCTGAAGAACCTCGACCGCCAGATTCCCGCCTCCCAGCTCTCGGACGGAATGCTGTCCTACCTGGCCTACGTGGCGCTCTTCCGACTGCGCGCGACACCTCCCGCGCTCGTCGCGCTCGATGAGCCCGATCTACACCTGCACCCACGCCTGCTCATGCGCGTGCTGGACATGTTCGAGGCCATGGCCCGTGACTTCCCCGTGCTGGTGGCGACCCACTCGGATCGATTGCTGGACGGGCTGTCCGACCCCGCTCGCGCCGTCGTCCTCTGTGAACTGGACGAGAACCGGGCCACCCGGTTGTACCGGCCCGACCCGAACGCGCTCTCGAAGTGGCTCGAGCGCTACCGGGGCCTGGGCGACATCCGCGGCGCGGGCCATGAGGCCTCCGTGCTCACTCGTAAGGAGCGAGCCTGA